From the genome of Papaver somniferum cultivar HN1 chromosome 2, ASM357369v1, whole genome shotgun sequence, one region includes:
- the LOC113349003 gene encoding E3 ubiquitin-protein ligase Os04g0590900-like — translation MGSVGPPQGLVPYENVRDCSQGFCSFSCPQWCYIIFPPPPPFGFSDDDSSGTNFSPLVIAIIGILASAFLIVSYYTVISKYCGNLGSSSSRTNSDNNNESNENNQEPWQIPNTGLDEALIKTITVCKYSKKDGFIDGTDCSVCLSEFQENESLRLLPKCSHAFHLSCIDTWLKSHANCPLCRANIVCTSPAPLPSVQDDSSQVCEQGEELERSSGNGNRNVSSSASVVGDSEENNNDTIIEIRDEAGVQQIRRSISMGNMSRGDRLSIADILCDNQDEHCHHDSHITEEHGGFQEGTESSSSRKQNVGSTANKLIHTRSKVLHCVMSPVTMKRSTSSGGRFLFGTRHGRSSSRNLDTLPL, via the coding sequence ATGGGTTCAGTTGGACCACCACAAGGTTTGGTACCTTATGAAAATGTTAGAGATTGTTCACAGGGATTTTGTAGTTTCAGTTGTCCTCAATGGTGTTACATAAtattcccaccaccaccaccgttcggATTCTCCGACGACGATTCCTCCGGTACAAATTTCTCCCCGTTAGTCATCGCGATTATCGGTATACTAGCTAGTGCTTTCCTTATTGTTAGTTATTATACTGTAATTTCTAAGTATTGTGGGAATTTGGGTTCATCTAGTTCAAGAACAAACAGTGACAACAATAATGAGTCGAATGAGAATAATCAAGAACCGTGGCAGATTCCGAATACCGGATTAGACGAGGCGTTAATTAAGACGATAACTGTTTGTAAGTACTCGAAAAAAGATGGATTTATCGACGGAACGGATTGTTCTGTGTGTTTAAGTGAATTCCAGGAGAATGAGAGTTTAAGGCTTTTGCCGAAATGTAGTCATGCTTTTCATCTTTCGTGTATCGATACATGGCTTAAGTCGCACGCGAATTGCCCGCTGTGCAGGGCTAACATTGTATGTACTAGTCCTGCGCCACTGCCTTCAGTTCAAGATGATAGTTCGCAAGTATGCGAACAAGGAGAAGAACTGGAAAGGAGTAGTGGTAATGGTAATCGAAACGTTAGTTCTTCGGCGAGTGTTGTTGGAGACTCGGAGGAAAATAACAATGATACAATCATTGAGATTAGAGATGAGGCAGGAGTTCAACAAATTAGAAGGTCAATATCAATGGGGAATATGTCTCGAGGAGATCGTCTTTCTATTGCAGACATTTTGTGTGATAATCAAGATGAGCATTGTCATCACGATTCTCATATAACCGAAGAACATGGAGGATTTCAAGAGGGTACTGAATCATCCTCGTCgagaaaacaaaatgtgggttcaACAGCTAACAAGTTGATTCACACTAGAAGCAAGGTGCTGCATTGTGTTATGAGTCCGGTCACGATGAAACGCTCGACTTCTTCGGGTGGAAGATTCTTGTTTGGTACCAGACATGGAAGATCATCATCAAGGAATTTGGATACTCTCCCATTGTAA